A single Xylanimonas cellulosilytica DSM 15894 DNA region contains:
- a CDS encoding UDP-N-acetylmuramoyl-tripeptide--D-alanyl-D-alanine ligase → MIELTASEVAQATGGRLTADPGVRVTGPVVADSRLVEPGALFAAIPGARVDGADFAAGAVADGAVLVLAAREIDGLPVVVVDDVAAALGDLARVVLERLRAANPAVKVFSITGSAGKTTTKDLLGRLVAGEAADGGSDTIAPTGSFNSEIGLPLTVLRGTAATRKLVLELGADKPGDIGYLASIVRPQIAVILMVGTAHIEFFGSQEAIADAKAEVLGGLVPGGTAVLNADDERVLGLAPRATALGHRVVTFGRVPSADVRAEDVTVDATGRASFTLRVRGRVAAAGEVADDLRLPVSLRLVGEHHVSNALAAATAAILAGTAPSVVAERLSAAEPGSPHRMAVTERPDGITVVDDAYNANPESMRAALRSVAVMAGRTRRSVAVLGEMRELGEGARAAHDAIGRLVVRLNIKLLVVVGDGAYHIHEGAMQEGSWGEETVFVPDLDAARAELAERLRPGDVVLVKASNGSGLWQLGDELAAGTLGAAL, encoded by the coding sequence ATGATCGAGCTGACCGCGTCCGAGGTGGCGCAGGCGACGGGCGGGCGGCTGACCGCCGACCCCGGGGTCCGGGTGACCGGGCCCGTGGTCGCCGACTCGCGGCTCGTGGAGCCGGGCGCGCTGTTCGCGGCGATCCCCGGCGCCCGGGTGGACGGCGCAGACTTCGCGGCCGGAGCCGTGGCCGACGGCGCCGTGCTGGTGCTCGCCGCACGCGAGATCGACGGGCTGCCCGTCGTCGTCGTCGACGACGTCGCTGCCGCGCTGGGCGACCTCGCCCGGGTGGTGCTGGAGCGGCTGCGCGCCGCGAACCCGGCGGTCAAGGTCTTCAGCATCACCGGCTCGGCCGGGAAGACGACCACCAAGGACCTGCTGGGCAGGCTCGTCGCGGGCGAGGCGGCCGACGGGGGCAGCGACACGATCGCGCCGACGGGCTCGTTCAACAGCGAGATCGGGCTGCCCCTGACCGTGCTGCGGGGTACCGCCGCCACCCGCAAGCTTGTCCTGGAGCTCGGCGCCGACAAGCCCGGTGACATCGGCTACCTCGCCTCGATCGTGCGACCGCAGATCGCGGTCATCCTCATGGTCGGCACCGCGCACATCGAGTTCTTCGGCAGCCAGGAAGCCATCGCGGACGCCAAGGCCGAGGTGCTCGGCGGGCTCGTCCCCGGCGGGACCGCGGTGCTCAACGCCGACGACGAGCGCGTGCTGGGGCTGGCGCCGCGGGCGACCGCGCTCGGCCACCGCGTCGTCACGTTCGGCCGCGTGCCGAGCGCCGACGTGCGTGCCGAGGACGTCACCGTGGACGCCACGGGCCGAGCCTCGTTCACGCTGCGCGTGCGGGGCCGCGTCGCCGCCGCCGGCGAGGTCGCGGACGACCTGCGCCTGCCCGTGTCCCTGCGCCTGGTCGGCGAGCACCACGTGTCCAACGCGCTCGCCGCCGCGACCGCCGCGATCCTCGCGGGCACCGCGCCGTCGGTGGTGGCCGAGCGGCTGTCCGCCGCCGAGCCCGGCTCGCCGCACCGCATGGCCGTCACGGAGCGGCCCGACGGCATCACCGTCGTCGACGACGCCTACAACGCCAACCCGGAGTCGATGCGGGCCGCCCTGCGGTCCGTCGCGGTCATGGCGGGGCGCACGCGCCGCTCGGTGGCCGTGCTGGGGGAGATGCGCGAGCTCGGCGAGGGTGCGCGCGCCGCGCACGACGCGATCGGCCGGCTCGTGGTGCGATTGAACATCAAGCTCCTCGTCGTCGTCGGCGACGGGGCGTACCACATCCACGAGGGAGCCATGCAGGAGGGCTCCTGGGGGGAGGAGACCGTGTTCGTGCCCGACCTCGACGCCGCGCGCGCCGAGCTGGCGGAGCGTCTACGACCCGGGGACGTCGTCCTGGTCAAGGCCTCCAACGGCTCGGGTCTGTGGCAGCTCGGCGACGAGCTCGCCGCCGGCACGCTGGGTGCGGCGCTGTGA
- the mraY gene encoding phospho-N-acetylmuramoyl-pentapeptide-transferase gives MIAILVSTGVSLLVALFGTPLFIRFLVKRNYGQFVRQDGPTAHFTKRGTPTMGGVVIIGATLIGVAAAMVVGERWPSATVWLALYLMTGLGVVGFADDFTKIRKQRSLGLTPRAKIIGQGFVGITFAILALQFPNANWRTPASTRISFLRDTNLDLAFAGTTVGLILFVIWANFLITAWSNAVNLTDGLDGLATGVSLVVFLGYVLVGIWQLNQSCQRFAVAGPRCYEVRDPQDIAIVAAAVVGACFGFLWWNASPAKIFMGDTGALALGGALAALSILSRTQILAAIIGGMFVIIVMSDVIQIGFFKMTRRRVFKMAPLHHHFELSGWGEVTIVIRFWLIAGLFAALGMGIFYAEWVVS, from the coding sequence GTGATCGCGATCCTCGTCTCCACGGGCGTCTCCCTGCTCGTGGCACTGTTCGGGACGCCGCTGTTCATCCGGTTCCTCGTCAAGCGCAACTACGGGCAGTTCGTCCGCCAGGACGGCCCGACGGCGCACTTCACCAAGCGCGGCACCCCCACCATGGGTGGTGTCGTGATCATCGGGGCGACGCTCATCGGCGTCGCCGCGGCGATGGTGGTGGGGGAGCGGTGGCCCAGCGCGACGGTCTGGCTCGCGCTCTACCTCATGACCGGGCTCGGGGTGGTGGGCTTCGCCGACGACTTCACCAAGATCCGCAAGCAGCGCTCCCTGGGCCTGACGCCCCGCGCCAAGATCATCGGGCAGGGGTTCGTGGGCATCACGTTCGCGATCCTCGCGCTGCAGTTCCCCAACGCGAACTGGCGCACGCCCGCCTCCACGCGCATCTCGTTCCTGCGCGACACGAACCTGGACCTGGCGTTCGCGGGGACCACCGTCGGCCTGATCCTCTTCGTGATCTGGGCGAACTTCCTCATCACCGCGTGGTCCAACGCGGTCAACCTCACCGACGGGCTCGACGGCCTGGCCACGGGCGTCTCGCTCGTGGTGTTCCTCGGCTACGTGCTCGTGGGTATCTGGCAGCTCAACCAGTCGTGCCAGCGGTTCGCCGTCGCCGGGCCACGCTGCTACGAGGTCCGTGATCCGCAGGACATCGCCATCGTCGCGGCCGCCGTCGTCGGGGCCTGCTTCGGGTTCCTGTGGTGGAACGCGAGTCCCGCCAAGATCTTCATGGGCGACACGGGCGCCCTGGCGCTCGGCGGTGCGCTCGCGGCCCTGTCGATCCTGTCCCGCACGCAGATCCTCGCGGCGATCATCGGCGGCATGTTCGTCATCATCGTGATGAGCGACGTCATCCAGATCGGCTTCTTCAAGATGACCCGCAGGCGCGTGTTCAAGATGGCGCCGCTGCATCATCACTTCGAGCTGTCCGGGTGGGGCGAGGTCACGATCGTCATCCGGTTCTGGCTCATCGCCGGGCTGTTCGCCGCGCTCGGCATGGGCATCTTCTACGCCGAGTGGGTGGTGTCGTAG
- the murD gene encoding UDP-N-acetylmuramoyl-L-alanine--D-glutamate ligase: MAFAQHGPVEPRVPLAQARVLVAGLGVTGRAVAGALPPHVASVVTVAPSDDADVPLPADDAGRAALLADADLLVTSPGFKPSDPLLVAAGGAGVPVWSEVELAWRLRVDRAAGGGPAPWLAVTGTNGKTTTVEMLASILSAAGLRTRAVGNVGTPLIEAALDPDLDVLAVELSSFQLHFAHTVAVQAGAILNLAEDHLDWHGTMAAYGADKGRIYERAERACVYNAADGATEHEVREADVADGARAVGFTLGAPAPGMLGVVEDVLVDRAFHAPADAVDRLTYAAELGTLADLEHLAPGGSLPPHVVANALAAAALARAHGVPAAAVRDGLRAFTPGGHRIQQVAALDGVTYVNDSKATNAHSAAASLAGFPAGSVVWVAGGLAKGARFDELVEDRADRLRAAVVIGVDPGPFTAALGRHAPDVPVVVVDPGDTGTVMRRAVAAARSLAQPGDTVLLAPAGASQDQFRSYAQRGEAFAAAVEELVGGA, encoded by the coding sequence GTGGCGTTCGCGCAGCACGGTCCGGTCGAGCCGCGCGTCCCGCTCGCCCAGGCGCGCGTGCTGGTCGCCGGCCTGGGCGTGACCGGCCGCGCCGTGGCCGGTGCGCTGCCGCCGCACGTGGCGTCCGTGGTCACGGTCGCGCCGTCGGACGACGCCGACGTGCCGCTGCCCGCCGACGACGCAGGCCGGGCCGCCCTGCTGGCCGACGCCGACCTGCTCGTCACCTCGCCCGGGTTCAAGCCCAGCGACCCGCTGCTCGTCGCGGCCGGCGGGGCCGGCGTCCCGGTGTGGAGCGAGGTCGAGCTGGCCTGGCGGCTGCGGGTGGACCGGGCCGCCGGCGGCGGGCCCGCCCCGTGGCTGGCCGTCACGGGCACCAACGGCAAGACGACGACGGTCGAGATGCTCGCCTCGATCCTGTCCGCCGCCGGGCTGCGCACCCGCGCCGTCGGCAACGTGGGCACCCCGCTGATCGAGGCGGCGCTCGACCCGGACCTCGACGTGCTCGCCGTCGAGCTGTCGAGCTTCCAGCTCCACTTCGCGCACACCGTGGCCGTCCAGGCGGGGGCCATCCTCAACCTCGCCGAGGACCACCTCGACTGGCACGGCACGATGGCGGCCTACGGAGCCGACAAGGGCCGCATCTACGAACGCGCAGAACGCGCGTGCGTCTACAACGCCGCCGACGGCGCCACCGAGCACGAGGTCCGCGAGGCCGACGTGGCCGACGGCGCCCGCGCGGTCGGGTTCACCCTCGGCGCCCCGGCGCCCGGGATGCTCGGCGTCGTCGAGGACGTGCTGGTGGACCGGGCGTTCCACGCCCCCGCCGACGCCGTCGACCGCCTCACCTACGCCGCCGAGCTCGGCACGCTCGCCGACCTGGAGCACCTCGCACCCGGCGGCTCCCTGCCGCCGCACGTCGTCGCGAACGCCCTGGCCGCCGCCGCGCTCGCCCGGGCGCACGGGGTGCCCGCCGCCGCGGTGCGCGACGGCCTGCGCGCCTTCACGCCCGGCGGCCACCGCATCCAGCAGGTCGCAGCGCTGGACGGCGTCACGTATGTCAACGACTCCAAGGCCACCAACGCGCACTCCGCGGCCGCCTCGCTCGCCGGCTTCCCGGCGGGCTCCGTGGTGTGGGTCGCGGGCGGCCTGGCCAAGGGGGCGCGGTTCGACGAGCTCGTCGAGGACCGCGCCGACCGGCTGCGCGCCGCCGTCGTCATCGGCGTCGACCCGGGGCCGTTCACCGCCGCGCTCGGCCGACACGCGCCCGACGTCCCCGTCGTCGTCGTCGATCCCGGTGACACTGGCACCGTGATGCGCCGCGCCGTCGCCGCCGCGCGGTCCCTCGCCCAGCCGGGCGACACCGTGCTCCTGGCCCCGGCCGGTGCGTCGCAGGACCAGTTCCGCTCGTACGCGCAGCGGGGCGAGGCCTTCGCCGCCGCGGTGGAGGAGCTCGTCGGCGGCGCGTAG
- the ftsW gene encoding putative lipid II flippase FtsW: MTAATTTDERQWLGQWNSSVTSYYALTGATGLLLAIGLVMVLSSSTITSIAGGDSPYAEFLRQGQFFLLGLPVMVAAALLPVRWYKRLAWPALLAAVALQGLTLVPAFARSQGGNTGWIAVGGFTMQPAEVGKLALALWLGFVLGRKQRMLGKWSHTLLPAAPGAVLVIGLVLAGHDLGTAMVVCGLVLGAFWVAGAPARLLGLGGGLAAAIVGYVFVVAQDGGNRMSRILATFDPACDTATICYQSQHGMYALGTGGLFGVGLGASREKWKYLPEAHNDFIYAVIGEELGLFGTLMVLALFVVLGIAMARVVRRHPDPFVKVTTAAVACWVVGQAFVNIGVVIGVFPVIGVPLPLVSAGGSALVTTMAALGMILAFARSEPGAAEALAARGGVVRRSLAVLGVRRGRGRR, from the coding sequence ATGACGGCAGCAACCACCACCGACGAACGCCAGTGGCTCGGCCAGTGGAACTCCTCGGTCACGTCCTACTACGCCTTGACGGGCGCGACAGGGCTGCTGCTCGCCATCGGCCTGGTCATGGTGCTGTCGAGCTCCACCATCACGTCCATCGCGGGCGGCGACTCGCCGTACGCGGAGTTCCTGCGCCAGGGGCAGTTCTTCCTGCTCGGCCTGCCGGTGATGGTCGCCGCAGCCCTGCTCCCGGTGCGCTGGTACAAGCGCCTGGCGTGGCCGGCACTGCTGGCCGCGGTGGCGTTGCAGGGCCTCACGCTCGTGCCCGCGTTCGCCCGCTCGCAGGGCGGCAACACGGGCTGGATCGCCGTCGGCGGCTTCACGATGCAGCCCGCGGAGGTCGGCAAGCTGGCGCTGGCGCTGTGGCTGGGCTTCGTGCTGGGACGCAAGCAGCGCATGCTCGGCAAGTGGAGCCACACGCTGCTGCCGGCCGCCCCCGGCGCCGTGCTCGTCATCGGCCTGGTCCTGGCCGGGCACGACCTGGGAACCGCGATGGTCGTGTGCGGGCTGGTGCTGGGCGCGTTCTGGGTGGCCGGCGCCCCCGCCCGGCTGCTCGGGCTCGGCGGCGGACTCGCCGCAGCGATCGTCGGCTACGTCTTCGTCGTCGCGCAGGACGGCGGCAACCGCATGAGCCGCATCCTGGCCACCTTCGACCCCGCCTGCGACACCGCGACGATCTGCTACCAGTCGCAGCACGGCATGTACGCCCTCGGCACGGGCGGCCTGTTCGGCGTGGGGCTCGGCGCCAGCCGGGAGAAGTGGAAGTACCTGCCCGAGGCGCACAACGACTTCATCTACGCCGTCATCGGCGAGGAGCTCGGCCTGTTCGGCACGCTCATGGTGCTCGCGCTGTTCGTCGTGCTCGGCATCGCGATGGCCCGGGTGGTGCGACGCCACCCGGACCCGTTCGTCAAGGTCACCACCGCGGCCGTGGCCTGCTGGGTGGTGGGCCAGGCGTTCGTCAACATCGGCGTGGTCATCGGCGTGTTCCCCGTCATCGGCGTGCCGCTGCCCCTGGTCTCCGCGGGCGGCTCCGCGCTCGTGACGACGATGGCGGCGCTCGGCATGATCCTCGCCTTCGCGCGCTCCGAACCGGGCGCCGCCGAGGCGCTCGCGGCGCGTGGGGGTGTGGTACGCCGGTCGCTGGCCGTCCTGGGCGTCCGCCGGGGCCGCGGGCGGCGCTGA
- the murG gene encoding undecaprenyldiphospho-muramoylpentapeptide beta-N-acetylglucosaminyltransferase, which yields MSARTVSSVVLAGGGTAGHVNPLLAVADELRAREPGAKVLVLGTTTGLEADLVPARGYELRPVPRVPLPRRPSVDLLTLPGKLGAAVKAAEAAIDEIGAQAVVGFGGYVSTPAYLAARRRGVPVVIHEQNARPGLANKLGARWAARVGVTFEGTPLRGGVVTGLPLRREIAELVERRESDAAGTRVAAADVLGLDPTKPTLLVTGGSSGALSVNTAVVGAAADLLAAGIQVLHLTGRGKDGPVREALTRLDPLADADLYHVREYLPEMHHALAVADLVVARSGAGTVCELAALGIPAVYVPLPVGNGEQRLNATPLVRAGGGVLVDDADLTPAWVAAQVPALLRDADGLATMAAAARATGVRDAAARVADLVEQAVAEAGR from the coding sequence GTGAGTGCTCGCACCGTCTCGTCCGTCGTGCTCGCCGGCGGTGGCACCGCCGGCCACGTGAACCCCCTGCTCGCCGTCGCCGACGAGTTGCGCGCCCGGGAACCCGGGGCCAAGGTCCTCGTGCTGGGCACGACGACCGGCCTCGAGGCCGACCTGGTCCCCGCGCGCGGCTACGAGCTGCGGCCGGTGCCGCGCGTGCCGCTGCCGCGGCGCCCGTCGGTCGACCTGCTGACGCTGCCTGGAAAGCTCGGCGCCGCGGTCAAGGCGGCCGAGGCCGCGATCGACGAGATCGGCGCGCAGGCCGTGGTCGGCTTCGGCGGCTACGTCTCGACCCCCGCCTACCTCGCCGCCCGGCGCCGCGGGGTGCCCGTGGTCATCCACGAGCAGAACGCCCGCCCAGGGCTGGCCAACAAGCTCGGCGCCCGGTGGGCCGCCCGCGTCGGCGTCACGTTCGAGGGCACGCCGCTGCGTGGTGGCGTCGTCACCGGGCTGCCCCTGCGCCGGGAGATCGCCGAGCTCGTCGAGCGGCGCGAGTCCGACGCTGCGGGCACCCGCGTCGCGGCCGCCGACGTGCTCGGGCTGGACCCGACCAAGCCCACGCTGCTCGTCACCGGCGGCTCCTCGGGTGCGCTGAGCGTCAACACCGCCGTCGTCGGCGCGGCGGCCGACCTCCTGGCCGCCGGCATCCAGGTGCTGCACCTGACCGGCCGCGGCAAGGACGGCCCGGTCCGCGAGGCGCTGACCCGCCTCGACCCGCTCGCCGACGCAGACCTCTACCACGTGCGCGAGTACCTGCCCGAGATGCACCACGCGCTCGCCGTCGCGGACCTCGTCGTCGCACGCTCCGGGGCGGGCACGGTGTGCGAGCTCGCGGCGCTCGGCATCCCCGCCGTGTACGTGCCCCTGCCGGTCGGCAACGGCGAGCAGCGGCTCAACGCCACCCCGCTCGTCCGGGCCGGGGGAGGGGTGCTGGTCGACGACGCCGACCTCACCCCCGCCTGGGTCGCCGCGCAGGTGCCCGCTCTGCTGCGCGACGCCGACGGGCTCGCCACCATGGCCGCGGCCGCGCGTGCCACCGGCGTGCGCGACGCCGCCGCCCGCGTCGCCGACCTCGTGGAACAGGCCGTCGCGGAGGCCGGGCGATGA
- the murC gene encoding UDP-N-acetylmuramate--L-alanine ligase, with the protein MSEATPAVPVDRLGRVHLIGVGGAGVSVVARLLAARGVEVQGSDAADGPALAALRDDGIRVWVGHDAAHVVTPDGGPLVDTVVVSSAVRETNPELAAARAAGIRVLHRSQALASLMLGQRAVAVAGAHGKTTTSAMIATVLRAAGVDASFAIGGTVRLRAADGTTTAVPGGHRGTSDVLVAEADESDGSFLNYAPTIAVVTNVEPDHLDHYGTREAFDAAFVAFAGRLRRAADGSVGILVACADDDGAATLAAAHRAHGGTAVTYGTSPGADVVVSDLHSGADGASATVAGGPLGDRPLPLRLAVTGVHNLLNATAAVVTAALLGTPPADAVAGAAAFVGTGRRFEPRGEAGGVRVVDDYAHHPTEIEALLRAARPVAGTGRVLVLFQPHLYSRTRIFADRFAAALALADEVVVTGVYRAREDVDPAVGARTITDLLPTTASGGGVHAVEDRQEAARRIAELARPGDLVLTVGAGDVTELAPEILEHLAHRTV; encoded by the coding sequence ATGAGCGAGGCGACGCCCGCGGTCCCGGTCGACCGGCTCGGCCGCGTCCACCTCATCGGCGTCGGCGGTGCGGGAGTCTCCGTCGTCGCGCGGCTGCTGGCCGCCCGCGGCGTCGAGGTCCAGGGCTCCGACGCGGCCGACGGCCCCGCGCTCGCCGCGCTGCGCGACGACGGCATCCGCGTCTGGGTCGGCCACGACGCCGCCCACGTGGTCACGCCCGACGGCGGCCCGCTCGTGGACACCGTCGTCGTCTCCTCCGCGGTCCGCGAGACGAACCCGGAGCTGGCCGCCGCGCGCGCCGCGGGCATCCGCGTGCTGCACCGCTCGCAGGCGCTCGCCTCGCTCATGCTCGGGCAACGCGCCGTCGCCGTCGCCGGCGCCCACGGCAAGACGACGACGTCGGCGATGATCGCCACCGTGCTCCGTGCGGCTGGCGTCGACGCGTCCTTCGCCATCGGCGGCACCGTGCGCCTGCGGGCCGCGGACGGGACGACGACGGCGGTCCCCGGCGGCCACCGCGGCACCAGCGACGTGCTGGTCGCCGAGGCCGACGAGTCCGACGGCTCGTTCCTCAACTACGCCCCCACCATCGCCGTCGTCACCAACGTCGAGCCCGACCACCTCGACCACTACGGCACGCGCGAGGCGTTCGACGCCGCGTTCGTCGCCTTCGCCGGCCGACTGCGCCGCGCCGCGGACGGGTCGGTGGGCATCCTGGTCGCCTGCGCCGACGACGACGGCGCCGCCACCCTGGCCGCCGCCCACCGCGCGCACGGCGGCACGGCCGTGACCTATGGAACGAGCCCTGGCGCCGACGTCGTCGTGAGCGACCTGCACTCGGGCGCGGACGGTGCGAGCGCCACCGTCGCCGGCGGACCGCTCGGCGACCGGCCGCTGCCGCTGCGCCTGGCGGTCACCGGCGTGCACAACCTCCTCAACGCGACCGCCGCCGTCGTCACCGCGGCACTGCTCGGCACCCCGCCCGCCGACGCCGTCGCGGGCGCGGCCGCGTTCGTGGGCACCGGCCGCCGGTTCGAGCCGCGCGGCGAGGCAGGCGGCGTGCGCGTCGTCGACGACTACGCCCACCACCCCACGGAGATCGAGGCGCTGCTGCGTGCCGCCCGGCCCGTCGCTGGGACCGGGCGCGTGCTCGTGCTCTTCCAGCCGCACCTGTACTCGCGCACGCGCATCTTCGCCGACCGCTTCGCGGCGGCGCTGGCGCTCGCGGACGAGGTCGTGGTCACGGGGGTGTACCGGGCCCGCGAGGACGTCGACCCCGCGGTCGGCGCCCGCACCATCACCGACCTGCTGCCCACGACGGCGTCGGGCGGCGGCGTCCACGCGGTCGAGGACCGGCAGGAGGCGGCCCGGCGGATCGCCGAGCTGGCCCGCCCGGGAGACCTCGTCCTGACGGTGGGCGCCGGCGACGTCACCGAGCTCGCCCCGGAGATCCTCGAGCACCTCGCGCACCGCACCGTCTAG
- a CDS encoding cell division protein FtsQ/DivIB produces MRPPARPRVPPKPVVAKSAMSAPPKAPRASQRRPAGSDAPTAPVPRPRTGSVPRPRTAAAARTAPVPQQKTQVRGRPTVSTAMARRLAEKRAMRRHRVLKTVALWTAGAVALGAVVWALFFSPLLSLDVSRVEITGQGTTIDVAQVQGVVAEHAGVPMPRLDTIDLRNQIMDLNGVKDVEITRNWPHGLGVVLTSREPVAAVPAEDGIALVDAEGVRVGTVPERPEGLPEVEVGLGPDDAPALEAALRVLAGLPPELSSQVTHVSAATRDDVRTTLASGQVVRWGDDSRMVLKVAVVQTLQQAAPEAQVFDVSSPDLPVTR; encoded by the coding sequence GTGCGTCCTCCTGCTCGGCCCCGCGTGCCCCCGAAGCCCGTCGTCGCGAAGTCCGCGATGTCGGCGCCGCCGAAGGCCCCGCGTGCCTCGCAGCGCCGGCCCGCCGGGTCGGACGCGCCGACGGCGCCGGTCCCGCGTCCGCGCACCGGGTCGGTCCCGCGCCCTCGCACCGCGGCTGCAGCGCGGACCGCGCCCGTCCCGCAGCAGAAGACCCAGGTCCGGGGCCGCCCCACGGTGTCGACGGCGATGGCGCGCCGCCTGGCCGAGAAGCGGGCGATGCGCCGCCACCGCGTGCTGAAGACGGTCGCGCTGTGGACGGCCGGCGCGGTCGCCCTGGGTGCAGTCGTGTGGGCGCTGTTCTTCTCGCCGCTGCTGTCCCTGGACGTGAGCCGGGTCGAGATCACCGGTCAGGGCACCACGATCGACGTCGCCCAGGTCCAGGGCGTGGTCGCGGAGCACGCGGGCGTCCCGATGCCCCGGCTCGACACGATCGACCTGCGCAACCAGATCATGGATCTCAACGGTGTCAAGGACGTCGAGATCACGCGCAACTGGCCGCACGGGCTCGGCGTGGTGCTCACGTCACGCGAGCCGGTGGCTGCCGTCCCGGCCGAGGACGGGATCGCCCTCGTCGACGCCGAGGGGGTGCGCGTGGGCACGGTGCCCGAGCGGCCCGAAGGGCTGCCGGAGGTCGAGGTGGGCCTCGGCCCCGACGACGCACCGGCTCTCGAGGCGGCGCTGCGCGTGCTCGCCGGGCTGCCGCCGGAGCTTTCGTCGCAGGTCACGCACGTGAGCGCCGCGACCCGCGACGACGTGCGCACCACCCTCGCCTCGGGCCAGGTGGTGCGCTGGGGCGACGACTCGCGCATGGTGCTGAAGGTCGCCGTCGTGCAGACCTTGCAGCAGGCGGCGCCCGAGGCGCAGGTGTTCGACGTCAGCTCGCCGGACCTGCCGGTGACCCGATGA
- the ftsZ gene encoding cell division protein FtsZ, which yields MATPQNYLAVIKVVGIGGGGVNAVNRMIEVGLKGVEFIAINTDAQALLMSDADVKLDVGRDLTRGLGAGADPEVGRKAAEDHAEEIEEVLRGADMVFVTAGEGGGTGTGGAPVVARIARSLGALTVGVVTRPFTFEGRRRSVQAEQGIESLREEVDTLIVIPNDRLLQMSDRNVSAIAAFHSADQVLHSGVQGITDLITTPGLINLDFADVKSVMQGAGSALMGIGSARGEDRAVQAAELAISSPLLEASIDGAHGVLLSIQGGSDLGLFEVHEAARLVQEAAHPEANIIFGTVIDDALGDEVRVTVIAAGFDGGVPQTRKDGRGLGQIAGQPARPTVTTTASGQVAVTAAGPATVPVPQPPVTGAHTLPRPIPADPDDVPASLQPVAAARPAVAVTEESEGVTVERPVEVPRIFHEAPPREELDVPDFLK from the coding sequence GTGGCAACTCCGCAGAACTACCTGGCAGTCATCAAGGTGGTGGGCATCGGCGGTGGCGGCGTGAACGCTGTGAACCGCATGATCGAGGTCGGGCTCAAGGGCGTCGAGTTCATCGCGATCAACACCGACGCGCAGGCGCTGCTGATGTCGGACGCCGACGTCAAGCTCGACGTCGGCCGCGACCTCACGCGCGGCCTGGGCGCCGGCGCCGACCCCGAGGTCGGCCGCAAGGCCGCCGAGGACCACGCAGAGGAGATCGAGGAGGTCCTGCGCGGGGCCGACATGGTCTTCGTCACCGCGGGCGAGGGTGGTGGCACGGGCACCGGCGGTGCCCCCGTCGTCGCGCGCATCGCCCGCTCGCTCGGCGCGCTGACGGTCGGCGTCGTGACGCGGCCGTTCACGTTCGAGGGACGGCGTCGCTCGGTGCAGGCCGAGCAGGGCATCGAGTCGCTCCGCGAGGAGGTCGACACCCTCATCGTCATCCCGAACGACCGGCTCCTGCAGATGTCGGACCGCAACGTCTCGGCGATCGCGGCGTTCCACTCGGCCGACCAGGTGCTGCACTCCGGCGTCCAGGGCATCACGGACCTCATCACCACCCCTGGTCTCATCAACCTCGACTTCGCCGACGTCAAGTCGGTCATGCAGGGCGCGGGCTCCGCGCTCATGGGCATCGGCTCGGCCCGCGGCGAGGACCGCGCGGTCCAGGCGGCCGAGCTCGCGATCTCGAGCCCGCTGCTGGAGGCGAGCATCGACGGCGCCCACGGCGTGCTGCTGTCCATCCAGGGTGGCAGCGACCTCGGCCTCTTCGAGGTCCACGAGGCCGCCCGCCTGGTCCAGGAGGCGGCGCACCCCGAGGCCAACATCATCTTCGGTACCGTCATCGACGACGCCCTGGGCGACGAGGTGCGCGTCACCGTCATCGCCGCCGGCTTCGACGGCGGCGTGCCGCAGACGCGCAAGGACGGCCGCGGCCTGGGGCAGATCGCCGGCCAGCCGGCGCGGCCCACGGTGACGACGACGGCGAGCGGCCAGGTCGCCGTGACCGCCGCCGGCCCGGCGACCGTCCCCGTCCCGCAGCCGCCGGTCACGGGTGCCCACACGCTCCCGCGACCGATCCCGGCCGACCCGGACGACGTGCCCGCGAGCCTGCAGCCCGTCGCGGCGGCCCGTCCGGCCGTGGCGGTCACCGAGGAGTCCGAGGGCGTCACCGTCGAGCGCCCCGTCGAGGTGCCGCGCATCTTCCACGAGGCCCCTCCGCGCGAGGAGCTCGACGTCCCTGACTTCCTCAAGTGA